atttaTATGTAGTATTCCATTTGAATTTTCCTTGTATTTTACCGTATTCttgttatttaagaataatttttgattaacatTATAAAGATTGTAATGTTTAtcaaattacttacatttaattttataagattacCCTCTTATGTGCAAATTGCCTGCAAAATTTACTTCAGATGAGGAATCTCTTCAGCATGACAGCGATTTTCACACTAATTTTTATACTTGATTACAAAGCACTCATCTTCTTCAGAAATATCTCTAAATATGATAGAGAGCAGAAGATAGCAATGCTTTGAGAAAGAGAGCTGCACAGTCTTATATAATGAAGAAACATGCTAGCCAATCATCAAACTCACAATAAGAAGTGCCATAATGCAGtattaatgtgataaaataatttaaaattaattttctagtattggaaaaaaatctatgattattGCAATTGGCACAGTTGAATCTTGCAACCACCAACCTTTTAGCAATCTCccaaattttagaacttttcaaTCATTTCCTCGAAAAAGTGAGATATGAATCATGAAATTGGATGAGCGTACAAGAATAcaagcaaaaaaatgtttttagagcCATTGCATTAAATCGGCAGCCATAACTTCATCTTAAATTCTGGCATATATTAGTGACATCAATTGAAATTTTCCCCCTAATTATGTTTTTGTGtgattcaattttcataaaaatgtaagaaaaaagttattgatATTAGCGTTCGAAATAAAATGATCAGAATGGATTATAAATGTTTTGTTCGTACCAATAAATAATGGCTATCATATATGTATCAATATTAATTGAGAAatagaaatgagttttttttttaaatttcatttttcattgtcAAAATTTTGGGTACCTAATCTTATAAAATTTGCCGCAgagtttttagaaaaagaatccATAGCAGTCTCATGCATCCTGTACTTATTTTCCAGATACACGCAGCATCTTCTTTTCTAAAGAGGTTTCATGATTCTAAATTAAAGTCTTTTACTAAAGAAATCAACATTAACCAGAAAGGAATGATAACAATTTTAAGCgctcattataatttttcaaattctggaAATAACCCACCGATTCAAGAATTTTTCTCAACCGCCATTTGATAAGAACGCATGTTTTAACCTTTTGTCTAAATCTTTAAAAGTAAGTGTAAGGACATAGCAAAAaggcatcaaaaattattttaaaaggctgttaaaaattctaaattttcttccataataattaaaacatctatactaaaaaaatcttcatcaaattattaattaattccattaaatatttactagGCTCTACGATTTTGAGCAAAAATGGCCTCAATATAAAGCATCAAACCATTATTATGCAGCATATAATTTCCAATTAGAAATTTCAACATACTCATTTAGTACAAAATATCTAGAACAAATAatcgaatatataaatattagaaattaattaaacgtcaaataattaaattaaataaataaattgataaccaCACAGTCtaagaaacatattttcataaattaatatattatttaaaattaattaatgttagtATTCATCATTTGGAAATGAATCTAAGAAGCTTAAATAACTTTATCATATAATTATTGATGATTACAAAATGAATGGTAAAGCATTACCTGTTCTTCTCTGGCCTATCGACTCACAATTTACGTCCTCTGATTCGAAACTAACACAGCCTGTACTTAATAACGTCCAGTTCTCATTGATCATGTTTAATTTAAGCTTAAGAATCGCGTTTATTCATCATTTTcccatattcttttttaaaagcaatctCTTTGCAGGTTGCTACAATATAATGAATTCCAGGTAATGATaagttaaataatgttttaaaataactgatgtattcaaataaatttcatgcaaTAAAGATCAtaggttaaatttctttttctgcctGAGTACGTGAATGtatttaaattgcttctttttcgtGAATGCTTTTTCACAAACTACACAGATataagacttttctttttttatgcgtACCTAAATGTCTTCTGAAATTAGATTTATCGCCGAATTTATTACCACAGACTTCACAAACCTAAGATTGTTCTTTCTTATGAATAAGCAAATGTATTCTTAAATTAGATAAATGTGAGAAAGGCTTTTTACAGACTTCACAGACATACGGCTTTTAATTCGAATGAACACTTAAATGTTTGGCTAAAGCGCCTCTTTGGGTGAACGCTTTACTACAAACTTCACAAACATAAGGCTGTTCTTTCGTATGAATGCGCAAATGTCTTCTTAAGTTAGATAATTGTGAGAAAGGCTTTTCACAGACTTCACAGACATAAGGCTTTTCCTTCGAATGAACACGTAAATGTTGCGCTAAAGCGCCTCTTTGGGTGAACGCTTTACTACAAACTTCACAGACATAAGGCTTTTCCTTCGAATGAACACGTAAATGTTCCGCTAAAGCACCTCTTTGGGTGAACGCTTTACTACAAACTTCACAAACATAAGGCTGTTGTTTCATATGAATGCGCAAATGTGTTCTTAAGTTAGATAATTGTGAAAAAGGCTTTTCACAGACTTCACAGACATAAGGCTTTTCCTTCGAATGAACTAGTAAATGTTTCGCTAAAGCACCTCTTTGGGTGAACGCTTTACTACAAACTTCACAAACATAAGGCTGTTCTTTCGTATGAATGCGCAAATGTGTTCTTAAGTTAGATAATTGTGAGAAAGGCTTTTCACAGACTTCACAGATATAAGGCTTTTCCTTCGAATGAACACGTAAATGTTCCGCTAAAGCACCTCTTTGGGTGAACGCTTTACTACAAACTTCACAAATATAAGGTTGTTCTTTCGTATGAATGCGCAAATGTACCTTTAAATTAGAGGTACGGGCGAATGCTTTATTACAGACTGCACAGACATAAGGTTTCTCTTTTGTATGGATACGGTAGTGTTGCCTTAATGTATTTCTGCTGTTCAATGCTTTACTACAGACTTCACATACATAAGGTTTATCTTTCATATGAACGTTTGTGTGTGCTTTTAAATGACTTCTTCGTTTGAACACTTTTCCACAAGTTTCGCATGCAtgtggttttaaaaatgaatgacaaGATAAATGCCTATTTGAAGCTTTTGTATTACTGCAGTTTAATCCACATAATTCacactgaaattttaattctttcagagGAACCGGCGAATGTTTCTTTAGTTCTTTCTCCATATTTAATTCTACTCCACACACATGAAATACGTAAATTTTTCCCGATATGAATACCAATAGATGATACCCAATTCCTCGTACTTTCCAATGAAAATATTTCGTCAAATTTTTtcgaatcttaaattttttatctcaatGAAAAACTGAATGctttaatatgtcatttttatatattgcattatattcTTCAGATTGAAATATCTATATCTCGTGATCTGAAAAACTTTGGTCTATACAGTCATTAGAACTTGTTCTTTggctaaatataaaaaatcagacATTCAATTGAATTCAATGATGATAAtcctaattattcaaaaatagttctatcgctcaattcattttttttaccgcATTCCTTCTAAAAAGATTTCGATCAgtattctttaaattctaaatagtATAGTTCTCCATACGTCTTTTTTAATGACTATTAAAAATAcagcttttgatttttaagattaaaaagaggttcgaatatttacttatttaaaaaaccCTTACTTGTAACGACCCCTAACTTTTTCAAACTTGTAGAATTCGTGTTTTGACCTGTTATTAATCTTCAATGTAAACGCTGCGGGATATAATGGAACAAATTCTGTTATTCCAATTCGCTATCAAGCAGACCTTCTATGTGAAAATTTAcgtttcatataataatatcagTTAACTGAGAACTTTTCTTCTTGTAACCGCAGAAATTCTTTGAGCAATTATTGTATGCAATTTCCGAAgcataataagagaaaaaatttgttttgaatgatGATTTCATGGCGTCTCTCGGTATAATCTTTGCGAAGGTCGGGTTAATGGTAATTTTTACTGTGTCTATGTTTTTCACACATCTTTCGATCACagaccttattttattttaagtctttGCATCAAATTAGTTTAAAACATCGTCTGTTATGTACTGGTTGTCCATTTTGTAGGATTCTAGCACTTAATATCTATATCGTTAGATAGATAGAATTACATATTCAGTCAGAAAAGTATTCTGTAagaagtaaagaattatattttttgttttaggCTTAATTAAAGTATTCTTAAAGATGGCCCAAATATCTATACAGTACGAGTTATAGAagctttaaatataacaattttagaatattcgATCTTCTGCCTTGAGGAAGAACCATATTTCAATACCCAGTTCTCTTGTCGGGCTATCGCTTATatcctaaaaataatgaaattctaagtATTATGATTATATCGCTGCTGTGTTTtgaaagatcaatatttttttgctgCAGTTTAAGATGAAAAACATTATATTGATTCAATTTGCTAAAATAAggagattgtataaaaatttagaattcataagtTTTGAGAATCAGATTTATTGTATCAAATAAGATTAAATACCTTTCATTTAACTGTTTTTCGTACTAGAAATGAATGGTTTCGCTTATTTTTTTGTAGAAACAAATGATGGGGCTAGTGCTTGTGATGTTTCAATATATTGTAACTAGTTTCATAAAACACAATCCCTTTGCAATAATCGCCCATTCGAAATCGTATTTAAAATGAAGACAATCAAAGCGAACATCAAAATTCTAGACGATTAATTAGTGTTTtaacaactaaataaatataattacatgagaatttttttatatttctcaaaagaatgaaatctatttgctgaaaaaatgtaaaaattatcccATCATTACTAATTAAGTGATGATTACTAATATAaccgaaatttttgaaatttagaaatggtGAAATTATTCATAATAGAATCCCATCAAAATTCACTTATATCAGCACGTTACAACAGAGCtagaatttggaaaataaaacagCTTAATATTCGCAAAGAAAGCAAAAACAAATGTACACCAGTGTAAAGATATATCAGGTTCCAAATACTTGATTTCTCATTCCCTCCTACCACCTCCAcctaataaggaaaaaaaaattccaggttaattattaaatacttaatctATGGAATTTTTATCATCTCCGTGCTTAAAACTAATTTGGGtttaaaatatgacatatttgataaaacaaataaaaaatataacataataaagcCTTATTTGGgttatatttatcaaaagaattaaacttttttcaaaataattttttaactatcacatcatttttatttatgagattATTACTAATATAATCGAAATAATTGAcaatgatttcaaaatgtttcataactTAAGAATGTTGAAACTATTGCTAATAGAAAGGCAGCAAATTTCGTATACGTCAGCGCTTTGCAATTGAGTTTcagatttcgaaaatattataggtTTAATTTCCTAGTGAAATAAAAACAGCGAAACTTCAGAGTAAACTCATATCTGGCCAGAAATATTCGATTTCTCAtatcactccccccccccttaatcagaacaaaaattccaggttaattattaaaaatttaggctTCGGAATTTTTATAATCTCCATACTTCTTCAAACCTTTTCGAGTTCAAACTTTACGTTTGACTTTGAAAGGGATTAATTAAAAGAGAACCGAGCTAGAAGAGTGAAATTTAGTATTAGACATTTGTACCGAAATTTCACCTCAGCACAATGTTGGGCATATCCAGTCAAAACGAATTATAACTGTCTGTTCAACCGTGCGCACGTGAgcgtgataacttaaaaaaatcaaacagacTTATGGATTAATTTGGcgtttcatacataaaagatgtGTATGAAATTTCGGACCGAATCCGTCAATGAGATGATCTATTCCTTTGTGTGCAGAGAAAAAATGGCATAAACTTGATATGAATTTTAAAGCGACACAAAATGTGAATGGTTCACTATGAGTTTAATGTATGGCTGATATTTTATAGGAAAGCAAAAACGAAAACAACATCTAAACAAGTGAGACACGTTATGTAGCTTTGACACAGAAATTTTAGAAGGGCCTAACATTATGGATACTACTATTAGAAACGGACATTCGCAGCTCATTCGAAACTCATGACTTGAATATCATCGAAAAATCCATTAttatatgcaaaaagaaataaaaattatttacatgataAACACCATTACAAGTAACTATTACATAAAGAGTATAATGAAATATTCCCTGATAATAAGTAAActatatttaatgcttaaaaaattcagtataaatCTAGATTACCTTTTAGAAttgtattattaagtattttagagCGGAAACTTAAAAAtgggttagatttttttttattagctaaaACTGATCTtcgagaaaaagaaattgaaaactgaatttatataCGCTTAGCTTAAAGAATATCAGAATCATGTcagagctaaaataaataagaaacatatagaatataataaaaactgttttattaaaacAACAATGTAGACTAAAAGAATTAGGCGTCAAAGCTCGATAAcaagcaattttaaagaaattaaaaagaaataacactAAACAGTAGGTTAAACAATATTTAACCCGACAGTGTTTATTCGTTTCTCAACATCGTTCTTCGTTAATAAAACGAAACCGTTTTAAAGGGTCAAAATGATAacagctactttttttttcttcttcaaagttCTGTAACTTTTGAATAACATTACTTGAACAAACTAATGGAATTTCTGATCCGCAACAAATTTCGTTCTTCTTTTCGGCTATTGATTAATTACGCTGTCCAATCAGcatcagttaaaataatacattttgctaATGTAGATTTCTTCTgttatttggggaaaaaatagTGTGTTGGATTTTCACGTCATTTACAGTTAGTAACTAGAATCATAGAAGATAATGAACACATTATCAGAATAGAAAGCACATCTTAATATCAGAAGAATGTTATATCACGTTTTAAGAATATTCAACGTTGTCTctgatttaaaacataattataagaTTGTAATGATTTTGTAGAATACATTTGCTGTGCTGGGGACTTTTTTTATGTCTTAACAGAAACGCCGAAGCCAATAAAATCACTCTTTCAGTAGAGTTTTACTCCTACATgtatacatttttcagttttcatcTACACACTGCTAAAGTCACGCTTCAGTGCATCGCATACTGCTACTTCTCTGAGAAGCATAATTAATGTATACTACTAATACTCCTGAAAACCAATTCcacaaaaagaaaactattttagtttctcatacattttgtttcttattataaGCTTATAAACAGAATGTATTGTAATTGGTGATGTATAGGAAGCATACCTTTCTGaacactaaataaatatatatatacacttttaaaattatatcttggaTAGCGCTTACTCCTAAGCGCAAAGtgctaaacaaatgaaaaacaagATCTAATTGTACTCAACGATTACACTCAACGGTCACTGCAAGCAATGGTtggtctgtatcaaatttttgagaaaattcatgAGAGAGAAATATGTACCTGCTCATTTTTGTGTTTGcaacaaaattaaacatgaagCCAGACAGCTGAACGGATTTGATgcatagttttattatttgatatgtaTTTAAACAATTAGATAAGTTCGTTATTAGTAAacgaaataactcaaaattgcagTATGTTCGGCGATTGAATTTTATCACTTTATTGAATCAAAACTGTGTAACTGTCTTCGGTCTTATTTGTTATAGGATAATCTGCATATCTGTCAGCTGGTAGCGAGTAGTTATAGAACGAAGACAATGACTTCCTATACAtatatcaactaaaaatatttatattaataacatatattcaattataaaattaataacaattaagtttacacattaaaacatttttcctacacgaattatttaaatacatttctggTACTGCCCTGActtcaaatgcaaatttaaatgacTGCAAGAATTTAAGCAgggatttatttcttttctcaactTTCATAAActctaatcaaaatattcaaatgcagacattgcatttatataaatacgTGATGTTGTGAAAGTGTAGCAATATGTTATTGCTGGAATAAATAAGATACAAGCAggacagaatataaaaatatttatttaaaagaaaagttggaTTAAGATCTTTATCACATGAAGAGCctttaaaatcatacatttcGTAGTAATGAATAAGATATCTTTGAAAAGCAGTCAGTATTTACCTTATATAATTGATACAATAATGCCTTATCAATTGTTGTCCTACAATAAGTACAATCTTAAActtattataagtataataagATAAGTACAATTTTGAACATCAGGATTTTTTGCGGAAACCTccattacataatattttattctatcaacagttatcagatttttttaaagtttcagtcGCAGTTGTCAAAATCATGGATTAGGAAATTGTTGAAATTTGCGACCGTTTTATAGAAACCGAATCCATAGCAGCCTCTTGCATCCTATGATTATTTTACAGAGACACACAGGGcatcttttttttccaaagatgTTTCATGATTCTAAATGGAAGTCTTATGCAAAACAAATCACATTTTAACCAGAATAGATGAATAACGATTTTAAGCGCACACCATAAAGTTACAAATTGTGTAGTTAACTCACACATTCAAGATTTGGTCTAACCCACTATATAATACCAACACATTTTAGAACCTCTTATCTAAATTCTTAAAAGTTAGTGTAAAGAACAttgcaaaaataactcaaaaattattttaaaaggcgtagttaaaaaatgtcaatctttattaaataacaattaaaacatctaaaaaatcaaagtctttatcaaattaaaaattaattgcttattatGCTATTATCATACTATACAGTTTCAATATGAAGCATGAATGAGCCTCCAATTTGGAATTACAAATTCGGAAATATTCATTTTGCACAAGATATCTCAGAACATGTCATTGAATCtataaatgttagaaattaatgtaaaatcaaatagctaaagttaaaaaaaataaattgatgtccACACATTCTAAGAAACATGCTTAGAGAATACTGCGGCGTCACttgatgtattatttaaaattaattgataccagttttaatagtcttcaatatttaaaaaaatatactcaaaatagTTTCTGCAATAACAGATAACTTTAAATGAAGTCTAAATAGCTAAAATAACAATGgcatttaattaactattattgtAGTCTGAATAGAAAAGTTTTACCTATTATGCATTGGACAATCGACTCGCTTCGTTAATTTCCATCGTCTGATTCGAAACTAACGCtatttatcctttaaaatatcCAGTTCTCCTTGACTCTCAATTTCATTGATTACTTTATTACTTGATTGATACTCAATAACATTGAATCTCATTGAGCTCAAAAATCAtgattaatcattattttctcatattcggTTAAAAAAGCAGATACATTATAGTTTGTTGCGGTAAAATGAATTTCGATTAAGGATAAATTAAATCTCCTTTGTAATACAAAATAAGAACTTGATGATTAGCGAATTGTTGGTTACACAAAGCGTAGAATTTATCCAGGCTGgataaacaaaaatgtatgaGCAATTTATCCGTGTTGTTTATACAAAGATCTTGAATTTATCCAGGTTTTATCGGTTTATCCATTCTAAAGTATTCCTTAAATATGTTCCTCGACATATTTGTGTAATAAGATTATCGCTTATATTCTAGCttacattacaaaaattttcatttttttattttcagtggatacttataaattaatcaaaagtttcATGTTCCACAAAAAGCATTTCCAGAatcttcattaatattatattttcttttacattagaaagactctgttttaaaataattactaaaattgctGAAAGTCCGTAGTTAAATGTCTTCTTGCGGATGGGTGCGTAAATGTTTCATTAGATTGCCTTTCCTGTTGAATGCTTTGCCACGTACTTCACAGACATCGGCTTATGTTTTGTATGCGTACGTAAGTGTCTTCTGAAATTAGATTTATCACTACATTTATAGCCACACACTTCACAAACATAGggttttttcttctttatgaatGAGAAAATGGGCTCTTATACTAGATAATCGTGATAAAGGCTTTTCACAGATTTCACAGACAtaaagttgttcttttgtatgaaTGCGTAAATATTCCTTTAAACTAAACCTACTAGCGAATGCTTTATTACATATATCACAGACATAAGGTTTATCTTTTGTATGAAGACGCAAATGctgcattaaaatactttttctaatgAATGCTTTATTGCAGACTTCACATGCGTAAGGTTTTTCGTTTATATGAATGCctgtatgcatttttaaatagctTCTTCTTTTAAAAGCTTTACCACACGTTTCACTAATATTGAGTTTCAAGATTGAATGACAAATTAAATGACTATTAAAAGCTTTTCTATTACTACAGTTTAATCCACATACTTCACACTGAAATCTTCCTTCTTCCTGAAGAGCCGGCGAATGTTTCTTtagtttttcttccatatttaattATACTCCACATATATAGCATACATAAAATTTCTCTGATATGAACAAATGATAGCTAAAtctttgtagtttaaaaatatttcatcacgtTTTTTCGAAGCTTACATTTACCATCTCAGTGAAAGACTAAAGGCCTTAACATTTGTAGTTTTTATATAGTCATATAAAGGAATACCCCAGAAAAAGTAAACATCTGCtatcttttttccaaaaataaacaaacaagtgaaacctaaaataaaaatacccTTTCcgttaaatccttttatttttataatctgacagtcatttcgatatattttaaagaaattcaaaagaaataacaaaaagcaTTAggttaaactatatttaaacgGACAgtgtttattctttttacaatatCGTTCTTTTCTCAATAAAACGAAATCGTTTTCTAGAGTCAAAATGGtatcagagattttttttcttggaagttCTAGAGCTTTTCAATAACGATATCTGACCAAACTATTAGAATTTCTGATCCACAAAGAATTTGATTGTCCCCTTCGGCTGTTGATTAATTACGTTGTCAAATCAGCACCAGCTCAAACAATAGATTTCACCTTTCATTCCGAAAAATAATTCTATGCAAGATTTTCGCGTCTTTTATAGTCGCTAACTATGTAGAATCCTCTATGCGTATGAAAACATTATCTAAATAGAACGTAACCCTTAATATCACAAGAAGGTAACATCATATTTAAGAATATCCAACGTTCACTCTGATTCAAAATATCATCAAAGACTGCCATGGCTCTGTAAACAATATTATTCTGCTCAGGGGACATTTTTCAGGTCTTGAGAGAAACACTGAAATCAATAAAGTCACTTTTTCAGGAAAAGTGATTCTCCTACTTGTATACTGTATACAGTTTTCATCTACACACAGCTAACTTTTCGACTCTGTACATCATTTACTGCTACTCCTGAAAGTAAATTTCACAAAAACACTTTTAGTTTCTTATTATAACCAGAATGtattataattgataatatttttagagcaGAGCTTTTTTACTTAGTATAAGTTTATTAACAGAATGTATTGTAGGTGATGCTATTTACAAATAGGAGCATccagaatattaaagaaataaatatttaaaatcatgtctTAGAAATCACATACCTTAAAGCGTAGTtctagacagatgaaatataaaatgcaataattgcaCCCAGCTGTAGAATTGTATCACATTTTGGACAAAATCCtacaaacagaaatatatattggtacatttttgtaattgcaacaaaattttaaaaaaatgaagcagttaaaaatttggtgcatgattttattattagatatatgTTAAATTTCGGAGTTAATCGATCGACAAGTAGACAGTCTTTAGAACTCTGTTCGTTATTAGCAAACGAAACAATTCAAGATTGTTTAGCTCAGTTATATAAACGtctcgtttttaaagcaacactaaggatattttgggacagacctcgcaattttgaaccgcagcTGGGTTTTATCAGTTATatacaaacattttgaaaaactttgaagtatattcattgataatattcataacaatttttaaatgtttttttttaaaatttgatatgagaattacttaaattaatttcttacattgCTCTAACTTGCCAAATTTTAAACAGGccttaattacttaaattaattttttttcttgactaaACAAAATCTCTCATTTGAATACTTGAACGCGGATATCCAATCATACACATAAgtgatattatgaaaatatagcaGTACATAAGTACTATAATAAGACACTTAAAAGTATagaatataaaagcatttatttaaaacaaaacaagaatTAAGATCATTATCACAATAAAATGAGtatttacaaacatatatatcataataatgAATGCAGTGACTGGTAAAAGTAATAATCATACTTCCAACAGCAGTTGATGGAGTGAAATGTGAAGAAATCGAAGGTCTTCCTTAAAATCCTGATGATGAAGATCAATTCAGTCTGATGATTTAAACCTGTATATAAGTAGGTTCTTTAATGGGATATTCGTTAGTAGAACAGATTTCAAAGAGATGAATGAAATTACTACCTTCGCacaacatttatttaaagaagcCGGTCAGATATGATAAAACGTTTTCATCCATAAGGAGTACCGCATCCGAGAAAGACTGACTTCTGCAATGTCATTCCTGAGGAGTTTCTAATGGAAATatagaaactgaaaattaataaatagacaCTTACGTTGGAACACACCATATTAAAAATACTCGATTAcagaacttatttaaaaataaacaatcgaaaatctcaatattgaaattttctcaGTAATTTCTCTGGTACATTAGTTTACGAAAATAAATATGacagaaaatgtatatttagtcattaatttgaattttctttttgttatttcatattctttttacttaatattaatttttgattaacatGATAATTTTAGTTACATTATTAACATGATGATTttagtaacaatatttaaaaaaatttttatatgtttactcCTTTATGTGGAAATTGCCAACAAAATTACTCCAGATGAAGAATCTCttcagcattaatttttaaaaactaatttaaacattttattgcaaagCATTCATCATCTTCAGAAATATCTCCTACATAGAGTAGAAGATAGTTAAGACTTGAAAAGAAGTGCTGCACGGTTTCATAAGATGGAGACATACACTGATCAGTCAGCAAACGTACAATGAAATGTGCCGCAGCCCACATATcgatatgttaaaataattttatattttctttctagaatTTGAAAACTCTTGGACAATTAATTGCAATTAGCAGAATCAAATCTCTCAACATCCAAATCTTAACAAACTCCAACCATTAACCATTAAATAAACAGCTTTTCTTtcatcttaaatgaaattttatattt
Above is a genomic segment from Argiope bruennichi chromosome 1, qqArgBrue1.1, whole genome shotgun sequence containing:
- the LOC129972349 gene encoding zinc finger protein 583-like; the encoded protein is MEKELKKHSPVPLKELKFQCELCGLNCSNTKASNRHLSCHSFLKPHACETCGKVFKRRSHLKAHTNVHMKDKPYVCEVCSKALNSRNTLRQHYRIHTKEKPYVCAVCNKAFARTSNLKVHLRIHTKEQPYICEVCSKAFTQRGALAEHLRVHSKEKPYICEVCEKPFSQLSNLRTHLRIHTKEQPYVCEVCSKAFTQRGALAKHLLVHSKEKPYVCEVCEKPFSQLSNLRTHLRIHMKQQPYVCEVCSKAFTQRGALAEHLRVHSKEKPYVCEVCSKAFTQRGALAQHLRVHSKEKPYVCEVCEKPFSQLSNLRRHLRIHTKEQPYVCEVCSKAFTQRGALAKHLSVHSN